The DNA window tcaccgagtgGAATGATTATGAcagtgcatctagctcgtccaacatggcgaccgagccccccgctagaggattaccgtcgggcttcaatgaggttctatctagacaggcctcaatgcgcaaccaacaagaccatgctcaactcatgaacgacatgattgaagaaatgtgggctcgtaaccgccgtcgctgagttgcgtatttttttaattcgtattgtaatgtattaattattatatatgaaatgaagttttttcccaatttttttagttatttaaatattcaaataaaagaaaatgcatagggcgcgccttagcaGGTGGGGGGTatgaggataaaactgatgacgtggggcgccccattgtggatgccctgaGAATGTGAACACATtgtttatattgacattctacgTGTATCacattgacatattttatatattatattgacatttgtTGCGGTACGAAaacattgaaaattttcaattttttttcaaaatttgacatcggaacatatgcaagtgagatctcgttagaatccttatgaaattatctttaatttgatatatgttgtgcgaaaaaataatttaaatcaagaaagttatattcattttaaagttatgagatatttttcaaaagttaattacaactaatttgtaGTAAATTGATCTTAATATCCTTATTAACGTTTTTGTTATCATATTGACATTCCGGAGCTAATGATCTATGcctttaatttaaatatctaatgactattatttagttgtactcccctccgtccgtgaataggagtcccgtttttccattttagtccgtccacgaataggagtcccgattcacttttaccatatatggtaatagggtcccacttacactaactcattccactcacatttaatttaaaaccaatatatacaAGGTGAGACGcctattccactaactatttttcacccattttttaaaatattgagtTAGTAATATAACACTCCATTTATATTTAGGGCCTGTTTTGTAGAGTGGACAGTATTACACATGATATGATTGTAAAATGGATACTGATGAGGGATTAAGCATTGATATAACCAAATCCCGTCCCCCTTTTGGTAGCCTCTATTACTCAAATTTATGTCATGTCTCACGTTTGGTACCCCCTTTGCTACTTTGGGATTGAAAATAATTTACCAATTTTAGCCTCATTAATTTGTTGTAGTACCAAATTTGCACCTTCTAGAAACCATTCAATAATTTCATCCCCAATTGAGGCCCGCCATTCTTACGCATAAGGCGGCAAACGGCAAAATTCTGGAAAGACAATAGCGGCAAATGGATGTTTGAATGGCCTAATAGGAGATTTCATAGTTAAATAGCCGAGAAGCATTTGTATTCAATTACATCAACCGACTTAATTGAACTTCAAGCTCATTGAATGGGGGATTCAAGGCGCAATGAGGTCAGACATGGAGGAGGAGGCAACAGTCAAGGTTCGCCTAGTTTGAATACATCCGGATATGAATTGATTTAATGTTGAATTTATTTAGACATTTTTTCGCCGATTTTCAGCTATGGGAAGAGGTCGGTCCTCTCGCGGTCAAGGCGGCGGTGACCGGTCTCGGAGGGCATGGAGCGACAGGGAGGAGATGCACTTCATAGCGTCTCTGAAAGAGTTGGTTGCTACTGGATGGAAGGCCGACAATGGATTCAGATCTGGGTATCTCTTCAAGTTGGAAGAATCCATGCGCCGCGAGTTTCCGAACACTGATTTGCGGGTCAGCCCCCACATCTCCTCCAAGCTTCACACTTGGAAAAAGTTTTACTCTGCTGTGTCCTCAATTCTGGAAAGAAGTGGTGTTGGGTTCAACAACCACGGCGACTTCAAGATTGACTGTGACGAGCATGTTTGGAGTGAAATAATCAAGGTTGTATGCAAGTTTTATCATTATCAGTTTATTCATTTTGTAGCAAATGTTTACCAATTCAATTTATAAGGTTTCACTAATGAGGATTATATCATCGTTTTTCCCCACTGAATGGCTTTGTTTGGTTGTCTCAGGCTGACAGTGGTGCTCGTTTTATTCGTTACAAGTCGTGGCCGTATTATGCGGACTGGAAGATGGTGTTCGGGAAGGATCGTGCTACCGGCAACAACGCACAAGATACTGACCGTGCGAATGAACTTTGTGCCTCTGGATCCCGTGATTCCAACAACCCCGGCGCGGATGGAAGCCCACCGGAAGGTGAAGATGTCTACGATGGAGTCGGTTTGAATGACCGTGTCCCCCCTGACGAGCAGACCGACAGTGTCTATAGCAACGCAGTAGACAGCGAGCGTCGTGGAGCAAGGAAGCGTAAAAGGGGTGATGCACTTGATGGTCTCATCGACGTCTTAGGAAAACTGCATGAGGACACAAATGCAAGGCTTGACCGTCTGAGTGATCGCATCGGGTATGAGTTTGACGTGACAAAGGCGAGGAAGGAGGTTTTCCAAATGATGGGTCTTATTCCAGGGCTGACCCTGTCTCAAGTTTTCATTGCATCCGACGCAATACTTGCGAGGGTTGAGCGGCTCGACTACTTCATGAGTCTCCCGGAGGGAGCACGCCAACCCTATGTGTGGCATGCGCTTGAGCATTACACTAGCAACTAGTATGGAATGGGCGTTGTTTGTGCTGGGGTTATGGTTGGGTATGATCTAGTCTTTTGTCAAACTAAGTAGTCTTTTGTCCTACTAAGGAGTGGCTTGTCTAACTAATCAGGCCACAATGAATAGGCACGTTATAGTGTGttccttttttttgttatgtGAATATGGTATGCATTGTAAGCCACTACTTATATCAATGCTTAGCCTACTTGATGATATTTAACGATGGTATACATGCATGCAAGCAATAACAATTAACAGAATTAAATAACAGCCATTGTCTTAGCAGTTCTACATAGCACATAGGTATGTTAACAGATCAAAATGAGCATCATTGTACAATTGTGCAGCAAGTAAAATGAAAGTCATTAAGCAGTTTGATCATTGTGTATTACCTTCTCGTTTACGGCCAGTGGTTATGGATGGATTGTTACATAGAAGTGCACCTCCTCTGTGTCCACTAGATAGAAACAACATGTCATCCCAACCGTGAGTCGGTTTACTTGCTTGAAGTGACTCCAACCACGCTTCACCCGAATACGTCCTCTGTGCTTTGCGAGCCGCATTTCCCAAGTACCTCCACACACTGTGAAATAAGTCTCACCTTCTATGGCACTCTCACTAATGAATCTTGTCCAGAAGCTGAGGGGTATCTCCTTCAAAGAGTGGAAATGAAGTCAGCATTAGTAGGTAAAACACAAAGGAAATGACTAAGAGGTGGAGATCGAACCAATGTCTTATTAATTGTTGTATCTGTGAAAGTAACTGTGAATGATGGTTGTTCTTCGATGGCTAAGGATCTTATAGGCAACCCCCATCTGCGTGTTCGCTAGAGACAATAGAGTCTGTCTCTGATGACTCGTATTCATCGCTTGTATCCAGATCTGGGATTAGGTCAGTCTCCGACTCGGGCCACAACGCCCCTGCATTATATGGTGTGTATGATATAAAAGAAGGAGATTGCGCGTACGGATACTAGTAAGTAAATCAATACATACCATCATAATCATAGATAGGAGGGCAACCAGTCAATGCGGCAGCCCGGATTACTTGGAAAACACCAGCTCCGACGTGGGTGAAGACAAGAATATCCCCATTTATTACGTTGTTTGCAACTACGAATGAATACCAGCCATTGCGGAAATAGCATCCGTTTTCGACGTTAAGCAACCGCACATCCCATTTCCCACCGTGGGGCATCACAAGGAAGCATTGAGGAGGCAGATCCCGTCCATATAGCCGTACCCATTGAGGAGGAATGCGCTgcaatgtataaaaaaaattagacaaTCTTATGATTATGCTCAGGCTTATTCTTTATGATATAGAGCTCGGAGTAAACTGGTACGTATATTGCTTACAAGACTTGAGTCGTGCGCTTGAGAATGGTAGATCTTGACAAAGGGTGGGTTGTGACCCGAAGCAGCCATTGTTGCTATAGTTTGGAGATAAGGATATGTGATTTGATTTTGGTGAGGATGTGTTATGTAATGAGAAATGTATTTACTCAAGGACGTGTTATTCACCTAACCACAAGCATCAAATGCAAGCCGTCCATTAATTGCCACCATCTACCCGCGTAAATGCATTCCGCCGAATTGGATTGACGCCTCTGTAATGGGCAGAGCTGCTATTAATGGAGCTCCTCAACGCATTTCAAGGGTCAGTAGACATTTGACAAGCAAAATATTAAATGATGGTTAAGTCACAAATAGTCCACTTTGATTACAGTGATAAAGATAAATATTGACTACCTCAACTCACATTCACCTCACCAAGTAAATTCCCCATATCACTACTTCAACTATGGACATTCCACCACAAGCAATCTTTTTCTTCAAAGGGAAGTGGTCAGTAGAATTAGACAATCAGCTCTTATGCGAACTTGTGCGGGTGAAAGAAGAGCACGGTGACCTTCATTCTGGCCTTCCTGACGAGGCGCTCGTCGCTGCACGGGTAAAAGTAGAGGCAATGGCTGCTAACAAGTTCAGCGTTGATGAGCTGCATACTAGGGTGCACTTCCTCGCATCACGGTACAAGACATTTCATATGCTTGTATCCACCCCTGGAGTTTGGTGGTATCCCAACATGAATGTTGTTGATGCTGCGGATACCGTGTGGAGAAAGGTTATGAAGGTAATGGCCCGTCCATATTAACACTTGTCAATTTTTCACAAATACTAAACGTGCATGTGTGATGTGTAGGAGTACCCGTTATCCGCCGCCTACTACCACGAGGATGAGCCGGAATACCGCCGACTCACCTCAGTTTTCGGCCCACTAGATGTGAAACAAGAGGGCTCCGACGAATTGAATGTAGCTGTCCCAAAAGAGGTCATCGTGCTATCAGACACCACCATCCCCCAACACGAAGTGATAGACCTCACTGTAGTGGAATCTCCTTTTTTACAGGAGGTTAACTCACCTGCGGTAGTGATCGGCGAAAAGGTGAAACGCAAGCTGTTCGACGATGAGGTCGAGTCCTCTGACCGAGAGTCCTCCAACAAGCCGCCTACTGTCTTCTATGTCCCAGGACCTCGGGGGAAAGCCATCATGAAGATGCCACCTCCGCGTTCATTGCCGGTCAACCTCCATGTCCCTACTCGAACGGCATCACCAGATGGATCGTCAGAAGCGTCCAATAGCCCAAATCCACGGGGTGATATTCGTCGCCCTTTACCACGTTGGCCCTAAATAGAATGGTATTTCCGCACATGACGGAATTAGTGCACTTTTGTCTTCATGTTTCAATAGGAACATGGATGTATGCActtattaatcaatattttgGTCATGACAAAAGACTTGTCGAATCTAGTGTAGTGCACTTTTGGATTCATGCTTCAATAGAAACATGGAAGTATGCACATATTATCAGCTCTTATGTAATCGCTAGTGGCTAGTTATGATCACAGTAGATGATCAAATTGGAACATGGCATTATGCACATATTAATTATATGGTGATTGGTATTTAACGTTTTTTACTTTGCATTTGGTCAGGCTATTTTAACCATAGTAGATGATCATTAacataatataaaacaaaatccAGAAAGTCATTCCTAACCCAATCAAGTTCAACCTTCCCACACTAATAATTGTCATCGATGCCGCGAATAATGCGTTCAAATATTACAATTCCATGTTCTAAAAGACACAAGCCCGTAATATCGACGGCTACGCAAAAGGGGGCACCGTAGTAGCAGCTGCTGGTGACAATTCGGTTGCCCGTGATGTTGGCTTGTTCGAATCAGAGATGGTGATTCGCATACTGCACAATTAGATCAGGATACATGGGTTAGCATATTGTGATCAAATTTTTCATCACACTTCGATGTTTGAATATATTTATGTCTATACCTCATCCCACATGGAATCCGCTAAGTTGTCTCGCATTTGTGTCCACGCATTGGAGGGCTCCACAGAATCTATATACTCTCCAGGGATATTGGGGTCGTCCGCCTCCGCGACTAAGTCTTCGTCATATACGTCGGCTAGGGCGTCGAGGGGATCCACTGGCATTGCTGTTCTAGCGTAGTTATGTAGAAGAAAACATGCTAAAATGAGTTGCGTTTGCGTTTTCACCGGGTAGTAAGAGGTACTCCTAAGTATCCCCCATCGCATTTTCAAAACGGCAAATGCCCGTTCGATGATATTGCGCGCCCGTGTGTGTCGCATATTGAAGATTTCACGTGGATTCTGAGGGGCTCCACTTGCCGGGCCCCATTCTTTGAGATGGTATCGGACACTTTTATAGGGTGTTAGGAATCCTTCACAATTTGCATACCCATTATCACATAGATAATAATTTCCTTCAAAAGATTGGCCAACATTTCGTCATTTTCGAATTCTATAATATGCATGAgatatttcaaataaataactTCAATTTCATACCTCGTGGAACTTTGAAGCCATGTTCCCGATTAACGGCATCCTTTAGGACACGAGCATCCCCGGCAGAGCCTTCCCAACCGGCGAGAACGTACACGAATCTCATACTACGATCACAAGCGGCTAGAGTGTTAGTGCAAATCTGACCCTTTCGTGAGCGGTAGCGAGGCTTGTCAGCATTAGGAACTTGCACGTTGATGTACGTGCCATCAAGGGCTCCCAAGCACCCCTGCGCAAAGCAACAACGTGTCATATCTTACTAGTAACAGAAGAGCACATTTGGAAAAAGCAAATCAACCTTGAACCATTTCCATCTGTGATCCTCACAGTCGTCACCCACAGCATCGGGCACCACCCAGAATGTACGATGAAGCTTAATCACAGCCCGCAAGACAGCATGGACATACTTGGAAACAGTATACCCTGACCTCCAATGCTCAAACTTCACTACTCGAACCTTCTTGTGATGCGCCAAAATTGACAGAAAAATTGCTACTTGTTCCTCCACGGTAACATACCGACCGTCCACAACGTCACCTGTCTGCCGAAGCATAATACACAGCCTCCCAAAGGCGTTTCTATCCATTCTCAAATTTTCTATACAAGCCACATCAGTGACACCAGTAAGTCGGGTCAGCCGTCTAACCTGTTCAGGTATCCGCCGGATATATGAATATCTGGATCGATTAGTGGTATTAGTGAAACGTCGTCCCCGGGTAATGCTTCGGAGGTAGATGAGGATAACGCAGATGATGTCGAACTGATGGTCCCGAATGATATCAGACATAATCTGAATTATCATTTCGTTAACTGTCTTTCTACTTGCCATAATAATCCCAAAATAACTGCACACATGGAGTAGGCAGATACTCATCACAACCAGTAAAGGACATAACAATTTATAGGTAAATCGACCATCAATTTGGGTATTTTTAACAACCAAGTAGAACATCTGGAGAAAACACATTGGCTTTCGATTGCCGAATACACATTGGCTTTCGATTGCCGAACATCTGAGCAATACACATCTGGGGAATACACATTGGGTATTTTACAGGTAAAGTTACGATGTAATTGCCGAATTTACAAATTTACTAACAATATCCAATTCAGCAAATCTGGACACTCGGGTAATTGGCCAATTCCGATAAGAAAATAGGAATACCCATTGGCTTTCGATTTCGAACAGAACCAAAAATACCCAAGCACAATACAGTTTTTCCCGAT is part of the Salvia splendens isolate huo1 chromosome 6, SspV2, whole genome shotgun sequence genome and encodes:
- the LOC121809130 gene encoding uncharacterized protein LOC121809130, whose product is MASRKTVNEMIIQIMSDIIRDHQFDIICVILIYLRSITRGRRFTNTTNRSRYSYIRRIPEQVRRLTRLTGVTDVACIENLRMDRNAFGRLCIMLRQTGDVVDGRYVTVEEQVAIFLSILAHHKKVRVVKFEHWRSGYTVSKYVHAVLRAVIKLHRTFWVVPDAVGDDCEDHRWKWFKGCLGALDGTYINVQVPNADKPRYRSRKGQICTNTLAACDRSMRFVYVLAGWEGSAGDARVLKDAVNREHGFKVPRGNYYLCDNGYANCEGFLTPYKSVRYHLKEWGPASGAPQNPRVPLTTR
- the LOC121809129 gene encoding uncharacterized protein LOC121809129, giving the protein MRSDMEEEATVKTFFRRFSAMGRGRSSRGQGGGDRSRRAWSDREEMHFIASLKELVATGWKADNGFRSGYLFKLEESMRREFPNTDLRVSPHISSKLHTWKKFYSAVSSILERSGVGFNNHGDFKIDCDEHVWSEIIKADSGARFIRYKSWPYYADWKMVFGKDRATGNNAQDTDRANELCASGSRDSNNPGADGSPPEGEDVYDGVGLNDRVPPDEQTDSVYSNAVDSERRGARKRKRGDALDGLIDVLGKLHEDTNARLDRLSDRIGYEFDVTKARKEVFQMMGLIPGLTLSQVFIASDAILARVERLDYFMSLPEGARQPYVWHALEHYTSN